Proteins encoded in a region of the Phocoena phocoena chromosome X, mPhoPho1.1, whole genome shotgun sequence genome:
- the RTL4 gene encoding retrotransposon Gag-like protein 4: protein MSERFSISPLHLACDVLIMSMATKCDLRHRLESQKKWINYHHSNRILTALQAMIGALRVKSNQRYSRESHRITTYQSALLKQYENFVLELQQSFGEPTKQEMNPLMNAKVDKRDNFSQKDATTFQLLAQNLRYNETNQSDHFQEELADSIQAEVSGTDLTDNLPDLITQCIQLDKKRSDRPELLQPEAQIPVLASLIRHQALSNPTGPPPKEDPIQLRGSQLPLTPAKRARQQETQSCLYCSQAGHFTRDCLAKRSRAPARINNPAHQ from the exons ATGTCCGAAAG GTTCTCAATCTCACCTCTTCATCTTGCCTGTGATGTCTTAATCATGTCCATGGCAACCAAATGTGACCTCAGACACAGACTAGAAAGCCAGAAAAAATGGATTAACTACCACCACAGCAATCGGATCCTCACAGCACTGCAGGCTATGATTGGAGCACTGAGGGTCAAGTCCAACCA AAGATACAGTAGAGAATCACACAGAATCACCACCTACCAGAGTGCTCTGTTGAAGCAATATGAGAACTTTGTTCTTGAGTTACAGCAGTCATTTGGTGAGCCCACAAAACAGGAAATGAACCCCTTGATGAATGCTAAGGTTGACAAAAGGGACAACTTCTCTCAGAAGGATGCCACTACTTTCCAGCTCCTTGCTCAAAATCTGAGATATAATGAAACCAATCAGAGTGATCACTTCCAAGAGGAACTAGCTGACTCCATTCAGGCTGAAGTAAGTGGCACAGATCTGACGGACAATCTCCCAGACCTTATCACTCAGTGTATTCAGTTGGATAAGAAACGTAGTGACAGGCCAGAGCTCCTGCAGCCAGAGGCCCAGATCCCAGTGTTGGCTTCCCTGATCCGCCACCAAGCCCTCTCCAACCCCACAGGCCCACCACCCAAGGAAGACCCTATACAGCTTCGAGGAAGCCAGCTGCCTCTCACGCCAGCCAAACGAGCCCGCCAGCAAGAAACTCAGTCATGCCTCTACTGCAGCCAGGCTGGTCACTTCACAAGAGATTGCCTTGCCAAACGTTCTCGAGCCCCAGCAAGGATAAATAACCCGGCTCACCAGTAA